The DNA sequence AGTGAAAGTTGAAGTAACAATGGCAAGTTGCTCGAATATGTTTGCCTCACCACACACATACTTGCGGAAGCAATATAATCCGTAAACGGCCAAAGCTCCGGCCATAATCCATGGCCAAAACATCCAAGTCCAGCTGAAGTACATCCAGAAAAAGGGGTTGAGAAGACCATTCGTTGCCCATTTTGTGGCTGCGATCGTTACGGATAAGATAGTAGAGAGCTTGATAATATCGTAAGGGGTCAACTGCAAAAGGGTGTTTTTCAATGAATCGAAAGACAAGTTTTTCAGGGTACTCAATTGTGGGTTTTGGGAAAAAGAAGAATTGATTTTGACACAACTAAGAAAATGGGTATTTCCTCTTTTAGAGGATGTAGAGAGTTGGTTCGGGAAAAAAGGAAACTTTGTCTGCGTTGTGAGGGGTTTATGGGTCAGATGGGAATGGCGAATGGGGTAGATAGAGTGGCATTGTAGGTGTTTGTTAGTATGTCTAAGAGAAATTTTACCCCCAACTGTCAACCCAAAGGAAAAGGGTGACACTTTCGAGTGTATAAGCAGGTTCGACTGTAAATCCATGGCCGTCAATATAACATAGCACGGTGACTCAGTGAGTCAGGGTGTATGTGACTCGCTCGGGCAGTAAACTCTGTTAAGAGTAAGAGAGAGAAGAGCTCACTTTGATCTTTCCATTATTTTGTGGACTAGTGTGCCCTATTGCTGAAGTcatatattcttttatttttaaaaataccatttttattgcgattcttacaaaaatattaatatcttaattttatattttcactGTATTAAATAGCATACAATTTTGGGAGTGCAAAAATTAAAAGCAGAAGGCGGCTCTGAAGactttcaatattatttttttcacgagttcttttttttactttatttttcatattcttAATTAGTTGTTATAAATTGTTTACAATGAGTATGAGTAGCTTGATAGTTATTAGGGTATTAATAGATATtgtttgatatttatttatggttttaatatgatttgatTCTTtctcaatttaaaattttttatgtattctattttattcatatttatttcttttaattgtCTGGCTATCAATTAATTGTTTGTGATTTTGATTGATACGAAATTTGGGAAGTGAGTATCAATTATACTATAGTGAAATAGGAATAAATTTCGATatcataaatttggtaattggaattgaattatattagaCCATAATAGATAGATACAATTGAAATCATATCCCTAATTTCACTTAAACctcttatttgtttattttatatatttttgtttagtttatctagttttaaaatttatctATTCTATTGccaaattgataaaaaaattcaattgaATGGTACTTAGCTACGGTCATTGTGAGAACAATCTCACTTGCTTGAGTATTATTTGTAAAACGATACGTATATtggatttattaaattaaattttaatggtAGTGTAAAAtatgatttgaattttttaaatcttcTTTTTCGACATTGTCTTAAAAAACTATAATGTACatgatcatgaaaaaaaattaaaaaattatttagaatacaaaaataaataaaaatgtattagtatagaattttttttttttgtactttttaatatttttaaagtgtgataaaaaaaaaatgctaaaatataccAGCGATGTCTAACACCATCTTATGTGTAGTTATTGATCTAAAtcgaattttatataatttattatttaatgtaataaattttaaaaaatttcactaACCAATCACAAAAAAACTACGTATTTAGAGTGCTACcaataaaaatacttaaaaaaacaaagaaaaagaagcaAACATTTCTAAAGTGTGATTtcctaaattaaaaattaaaaaaaaaaaatagatccttaaaaaaaaaaaaacataacagtaGTTTGGGGCTTCTCACGGGCTTAGTTTGGTCTCCTCCTTATCTCACCATTCAAACGCCGGAACTGGGCAACGCCGCCGTCGATGCCATTAATTAACAACTTCTTATTTCTTCCACCAGGTAATCTCCGACCCCTTTACTTTTGCAATTTCTGCTATCATTTCGGGTCTTGTTTTCGCCAAACAACACAATTTCATTTGATTTTAGATTAGATGGGGTTGATCTTCTCCCTTCTCCAATTCTTCTTTTGAGAAAATGAAGCTAATACATTTTCATGATGATGCAGCTTTATTTCATAGAAAGAATTCTGTTTCAGATCTTAATTCAATTTCTCAAATTTTGATGTATATTTAGTTTTCCATTACTTCATATCTCAGATTTTGCCAAGTTTAGTACTGATCGTTTGCTTTTTTGGGGCTCTTTTttctgttaaaataaaaaatcacttAAAAATAAGCCATTTTGCCAACTGCTTCAACAATGCATCCCTATTTGgtatctaaaataattttttagtaaattttttcTCGagtaactattttattttgtacttttgtaaaatactttTTGAACACTATTtcgtaaattattttaaaattttataaaaccaCATTGTTTTAGAGTGgggcattttttttatttgagtgTAATTTTACACGTGTCAAGATGTAAAGTAGCTTATGTAAAAGTGTTAGCACTtcttaataatcttgaaaaGGGTTtatctttcttctttttcttctcaatcaGTCTCTCTCTCTGTCTGTAATACTGCTGTAATTTTTGACGTAAGTTGTGATTCTTTAGTTTTGTGAACTTTTGTTTCCTGCAAATTTTGATTTGGAATGTAAAGGATGATGTTTAAGAGGAATTTAAAGAATCTCAAAGCTAAAGATTGTATTTTTATGCTAACTCAGTTGATGATTGCatgttaagaaaaaaaaaccacattttAATTTATGCACAAGTCTGAAACTTGTGAAAGTGATCTTATCCCTAAAACACAAAGCTTGTGGTGAAATGTATTGTGTCATTTACTGAAGACGATGTTAGAATGTTTAGATGATTGTTTGATTAAATGCTAAGTGGTTTTATTTTTTGTCTAGTCTTGCTGAAAGTGTATTCATTTTACTGATGAAAACAATTGCTAACTCAGATGGATTATAGGTCGTATGATGAGTCTGATATTAACATCAATGACTTTGTTGAGAAACCATATAAGCTATTGAGAGCAGGAAAGTAcaaaataaagtttgggaatGGTACTTTTAAGTGCCCCTTTTGTGCTGGGAATaagaagaagccattcaacaaGTTTAAAGATCTTCTACAGCATGCCTCTGGAGTTGCCAAAATTTCATCTAATAGAGGTACAATAGAAAGGGCAAACCATCTTTCCTTAGCATATTATTTGCAGGATGAACTAACAGATGAAGAAGATCTTATCGAACAAGTTGGTATTTCAATGTCAGTTCAAGAACACGAAAAAGAAGCTGAACTGTATGCGTGGCCTTGGACTGGCATTATTGTTAACATTGTTTCTCAGGGTAAGGGTGAATTAACCCTCCTTGATTCTGATTATTGGTTGGCAAAGTTTGCCATATATAGACCATTTAAAGCTCAAATTTTTTGGAATGGGAAGAACCCTACTGCAGAGGTTATTATAGAGTTCAACAATGACTGGATTGGTTTTAATTACGTGAATGAATTCGAGAGAAAGTTTGAGAAAGATGGTTTCAGTAAACGACATTGGATAAATGCTTTGGAGATGCATCGTGGCTCGAATATCTATGGCTGGTGTGCTCGTGCGGATGATTATAACTCTGAAGGGCCGATAGGGGAGTATCTTCGCAAGAATGGAGAGCTGAGAACTGTGTCTGACATTGTTAATGAAGCAACTGTAAAGAAAATGAATGGTCTAGGTGTGGCACAACAAAGTAAAGAAAATGATTTGTTAACTGAGGAACTGGTTGAACTACAATACAAGTACAATGAAGCAACCTTGTCTTTAAGTAGGGGAATTGATGAGATGAAGAAGGCTGAGCAAGATTTTTTAAAAGGTTTAATCTCATTCTGAATGTTTATAGCTATCTGATATTCACAGTTCTTGTTTCAATTTTAGTAACATATATTTGTTTAGATATGTCTTTTTTACATACTTGCATAACATCATATAGATATTTAACAAATcaccatacatatatatatgcagTATGTGACATGCCAAAATAGGTggtcataataatatatatttttttctaagttatgGTTTCATTGGGATTAGCTGGAGTTTAAAAGTGTAATCTTGAAATATAACTTTTTGTACTTGATCAGAAAAAAAGAGGTTGCAGGATTTTGCACGTCTTCAATGCCAAAGAGTTTTGGatgaaaaagataaaatgaGTAATGAGTTGGATAGAATGAAAAAGAAACTTGATTGTTGGAGCAAAGAAATAAACAAGCGCGAAGCATTAATTGAACATGAAAGGAAAAAACATGAAGAGGAGAAAAAGAAGGTGGtgtatctttttttttactttttagtgCCCATCTAGTAGTTCATTCTCCTTCTTTGAGCTTTAGTAATGTTTGGGTAGTTTTAGTTATAATTTGTCTTTTTGGTGAGAGTACATGATTGAATGTAACATCAAAATGAATGGATGGCTTTCTTATATGTGATGATATATAGATGCTGATTTATTCATTTTCTTCTGTAGAATAACCTGAAAAACAAATCACTTGACTTGACTCCAATGAAGCCTAAAAAGATTGATGAGCATGTCTATAGGCTGGTTGAAGAGCTAAAGGTATGATTTTTATCTACTTCctaaaatttgattattgtGTTACTATCTCAGTACCCTGACTCATAACAGTTAAAATTTAACACTTTCAGAGAGATGAAGAGAATGCATTGAATAAAATACATCAGCTAGAAAAGGAGCTGGTTGCTAAGCAGAGGCTGGAGATAGAAATTAAAGAGTTGAGAGGAAAGTTAGAGGTGATGAAGCATCTAAAAGATGAAGACGATGAATCGATTCAGAAGAAGATGAAAGAAATGAACGATGAATTACATGAAAACGTGgatgatttggatggtttgaaaattttaaatcaaaCTCTTTTGACTAGAGAGCGTCAGACCAGTAACGAGTTACAAGACGCTCGGGAAGCATTAATTGAGGTACATCATTTATCTTTTGTTGAGTGATCATAGAAAGTTTAGCTCACTAGATCAGTTAGTAGACTGTCTATGATCAGTTGTTTGGTTTTACTAGTGTTGAGTTTTAAGACTAAATTACTTTGTAGGGATTGCCTGATTTGTTGATTAGTCCAAGTAACATTGAGATAAAAAGAATGGGAGATCTTGACATTAAGCCCTTCCTTGACGTTTCCAAGCAACGATTTCCATTCGATGAAGCTCAAGTGCAGGCTGCCACCCTTTGCTCCTTGTGGCAAGAAAACTTGAACAATCCAAGTTGGCATCCATTCAAGGTGGTGACTAGTAATGGGAATACCGAGGTATTCTCTTTCACTAACTTATCTTCTATGTTTCAAGTACGCATTAAGTGTGTTGCATTGATATGTTAAGCTTATAGTGTGAGTCTTACATTGATAATGTTCGGAAAGTTAATACTGTGTGTAAGATGCGTGAGCTGTTCCACTCATTGTCAATTAATTTTTGATGCAATCACCATACATCTCACTCTATCCTATCTTCTCAACCACACTTCCGTACATTCTAAGTTTCTAACAAGTATCCGATCTAAATCCAATAATATGCATAGACCAATATTATCATACACCTTATTTTATCTTACTTCACTTCCATACATTTTAACATTCAGCAACTAGAATTAGTTACTTCCCTCCAGGGATAGGATTTAGGGGGGACCAAAAGAAAAAGTGGCTTCGTCTTTGACTCTTTCCATAACTTGTATTATTTTTAGCTCTTTTGTTTGACACTGTAAAACCTTCTTTTTCGGTTTCTGCTATGTAATTCGTTGCAGGAAATTATAGACGAGGAAGATGAGAGCCTAAGAAATCTAAGGAAGGAATGGGGAGAAACGATATATGGGACCGTAGTTACCGGGTTGAAAGAAATTAAGGAGTATAATCCAAATGGAAGATATATTGTTCCTGAACTTTGGAATTTCAAAGAAGGAAGAAAAGCCACTGTCAAAGAAGTTATTACCTTTTCTCTTTTGAATATGAAAAAACTAAAGCGCAAGAGAGCTGTCTGGTGAAATGTTTAAGGCttgtaattataattaattattatagagAAATTTAGCTTAGTATGCTTAAATGtaaagcatgatttttaatATATCACCTAATTAGAAATAGGGTatctatatttttaatatttttttttccaaaatattcTTACATTTCAAAAAAGTTTCTCTCTAACTCTCTCTCGCTCTAACTATGTACTGTTTTCTCCACCCTAAAGCTTCGAAATTCACGAGCTCAACTATCCCGAAACTCTTATAATTCTCACTCATCGTTGGAATTCTCAACGTATCccttattatttgtttttcttttctagtTTTCACAATGTTGTTAAATGTTGTTAAACCTCTAAGCACATCTTTAAATATCGCTAAATCACATTCAAGTGTTTAAGATGATTAGCGAcgcgtttttttttttgtctcatTGTTAAATACGTAAAATATTGCTAATTATCGATAAATTTGGTCTATCATTGCAAATACATCGCTAAATATTGTAAAAAAGTggaaaactaaaagaaaaaaaatgtaaaaaacgaGCGATGGGTTGAGAACTCTGACAATGGGTGGGGATTTTGGGGTGGTTGAGCTCGTGGATTTTAGGGCTTTAGAGTGCAGACGACGAGGCTTAGAGAGAGACTGTGAGAGAAGACGACGGGAGGGGCTTGTGACTGGGGttttaggtctgggttcgacGACGGGCAGGATCGACCTTAGGCATAAGCAGGCTAGGCTCGTGCCTAGGACCACACTTTTCGGgtgttcaaaataaaaaatgaaagacTTCATTAggtttttatttaagtaaaattaagtgTATTGTAAATAACAAATATTTACAACTTGATTGGTTGGAGTGTACGCACATTACGCGTTGGTGTGGAATGGAATCCCATaacattttttgttttataagtAAAAACGAATTTTGTGTGAAGGCCTTAAAATTTAAATCGTTTTAGGCCCATATATTTTTAGGACCAGCCTTGACAAGAAGGTTTTAGGTCGGGGTTAGAgaggtttttttaaaatgtaagggtatttttgagaatataatatattaaaagtatAAATACTCTATTTCTAATTGGGTGGTATAAACAATGGACTTTAATTTGTGGGCTTTTTATTTGTGCTTGGTCTCTTTAGTTTGGGCCTTATCTGTAGGGTCCTTTTGTAAACTTCACTTTGGTTATTGCATAATTAGAAAAGGGTTTCTCTCAACTAATAATGAGAataaaatgaatgaaaaatcaataaataatttaatatgtgtATTGGAGGTTTATTGAATCACATTTAATGGATTTGGACTTAACcaatctaatttaattatttattagatattaaattttgtcaTCTAATCCAATCTAATCGAATTGAGTCATTCAGCCCGATTCGATCCAATAAATATATTGGATTGAATCGGTTTCAATCATTAGATGCATTAACTGGTTTCTATTCAATTCATTTTAGCtactatttaagttgatttcattaaaaagaatatatatatatatataaaatataatttaaaacttaataatctAACATACACAATAAATATTAGTTTAGTCCAACTTAATTCTCATAATCTCATAGTATAATCgccaaaaaataaaacttattcaaTACACATTGACAATTTTATATACGTTTAAGAAGATaagaattaatattttagagctaagttttttttctttaatttcatgtgttaaatatatattaaatcagttaatatataaattttaaataaagtatattaaatatataaaattataaatgtattttaaaaatatatataattggatGATAATTGAATCGGTTcgatttagttatctattgaaTTAGATGTCCTATCCAATAATCGATCCGCtccaattaaatttttaaaatttatatctgatccgatttaattataattaaatattcgaTTCTATTAAATCAATTAGTTATAATTAGATCCAATAACTTTCTACACACCTTTATCTATTGGAATACTTCTTTCCTAAAAGCAATAGTAGAGAAACTATTATCAAATCAAACACCAAAAtacattataataaataattatttatattgtttaaatTTCAGGTAAAATAAAAT is a window from the Cannabis sativa cultivar Pink pepper isolate KNU-18-1 chromosome 1, ASM2916894v1, whole genome shotgun sequence genome containing:
- the LOC115707922 gene encoding factor of DNA methylation 1, whose product is MDYRSYDESDININDFVEKPYKLLRAGKYKIKFGNGTFKCPFCAGNKKKPFNKFKDLLQHASGVAKISSNRGTIERANHLSLAYYLQDELTDEEDLIEQVGISMSVQEHEKEAELYAWPWTGIIVNIVSQGKGELTLLDSDYWLAKFAIYRPFKAQIFWNGKNPTAEVIIEFNNDWIGFNYVNEFERKFEKDGFSKRHWINALEMHRGSNIYGWCARADDYNSEGPIGEYLRKNGELRTVSDIVNEATVKKMNGLGVAQQSKENDLLTEELVELQYKYNEATLSLSRGIDEMKKAEQDFLKEKKRLQDFARLQCQRVLDEKDKMSNELDRMKKKLDCWSKEINKREALIEHERKKHEEEKKKNNLKNKSLDLTPMKPKKIDEHVYRLVEELKRDEENALNKIHQLEKELVAKQRLEIEIKELRGKLEVMKHLKDEDDESIQKKMKEMNDELHENVDDLDGLKILNQTLLTRERQTSNELQDAREALIEGLPDLLISPSNIEIKRMGDLDIKPFLDVSKQRFPFDEAQVQAATLCSLWQENLNNPSWHPFKVVTSNGNTEEIIDEEDESLRNLRKEWGETIYGTVVTGLKEIKEYNPNGRYIVPELWNFKEGRKATVKEVITFSLLNMKKLKRKRAVW